The proteins below are encoded in one region of Nitrospira lenta:
- a CDS encoding FAD:protein FMN transferase, whose translation MMRAWFSGVIGGVMVILLAGCGTIRSTEPPVVGKRAQMHMGTLVSITTVAPTKAIAQASMDAGFHEVKRLEQLLSTWIQTSDVSQVNAAAGREPVAVGPETLEVVLRSLEMAGLTEGGFNIAIGPAVEAWSVVDDQRIPSHAELQSLKPLIDWSAIRVDRTAHTIFLPVRGMRIDIGGIGKGYAADRAADAMKKAGAIGGVIALSGDIKAFGNLPGMKGFSVGIRHPRQDGALVATIDLQDEAISTAGDYERYFERAGIRYHHILDPVLLEPARKCQSVTVIATEGTVADGLDTGIFVLGPERGMALVERLPDVEAVIIDDRGRMTVSSGLRSRLRYP comes from the coding sequence ATGATGCGAGCGTGGTTCTCAGGAGTGATCGGGGGGGTGATGGTTATCCTGCTTGCGGGGTGTGGGACGATCCGCTCCACTGAACCGCCTGTCGTGGGGAAACGAGCCCAGATGCATATGGGGACGCTGGTCTCCATCACGACGGTCGCTCCGACTAAGGCCATTGCGCAGGCTTCAATGGACGCGGGGTTTCATGAGGTGAAGCGACTAGAGCAGCTTCTCAGTACGTGGATTCAAACCAGTGACGTATCTCAGGTGAATGCCGCCGCGGGACGAGAGCCTGTGGCGGTTGGTCCTGAAACCTTGGAGGTGGTTCTGCGTTCGCTTGAAATGGCTGGTTTAACCGAAGGTGGGTTTAACATTGCAATTGGCCCTGCAGTCGAAGCCTGGAGCGTAGTCGACGATCAGCGGATTCCCAGTCATGCGGAATTGCAGTCACTGAAGCCGTTGATCGATTGGTCTGCGATCCGAGTTGATCGAACAGCCCATACTATTTTTCTGCCTGTACGGGGGATGCGAATTGATATTGGCGGGATCGGTAAAGGGTATGCCGCCGATCGGGCGGCCGACGCGATGAAGAAGGCCGGCGCGATAGGAGGCGTCATTGCGTTGTCCGGCGACATTAAGGCGTTCGGCAATTTGCCTGGGATGAAAGGATTTTCGGTCGGTATCCGCCATCCTCGACAAGACGGTGCACTGGTCGCGACGATCGATCTGCAGGACGAAGCCATTTCGACTGCCGGGGATTACGAGCGGTATTTTGAGCGGGCGGGTATACGGTATCACCATATCCTCGATCCGGTATTGCTAGAGCCCGCGAGGAAATGTCAGAGTGTCACCGTGATTGCCACCGAAGGGACAGTCGCGGATGGGCTTGATACAGGTATTTTTGTTCTTGGGCCAGAGCGTGGAATGGCGCTGGTCGAGCGCCTTCCGGACGTCGAAGCCGTCATCATCGATGATCGCGGGAGGATGACTGTCTCCTCAGGACTGCGATCCCGGCTACGGTATCCATAA
- a CDS encoding porin encodes MKMRSILGALIIASLSAVPALAVDMTPEEIKKLVDDAVNKKMQEHERRESSAERSLERKDGQPGTAQYPMASGPITDIRVERKGEEKIPLGFGSTGSGKLIYAKPFLSAPKATVGGYVDVMYNNLSRPNLDNPSRNSFGQQRLVPFIYADITDHIKFATELEFERGGANAPQTGDGSFQIEFAQLDYLIHEAINLRAGILLMPVGKFNLLHDSPLNDLVDRPMVSRIIIPSTWFEAGAGIYGTLYPTSLSKIDYELYAVNGMSSTAGTINDLGVRSVRGSVSRDRDQSKAIVGRVAISPMLGIEVAGSGYHGQLNPGGQTNNGITGVSNITIGAVDWTLQRGPFEVIGEAAWTTITNPGIGPGKMSGYYVQGNYHFMPEFLKTWAPSHFTDASTFTAVVRWEQVDTDVGDRTLNNAGGGNRRELNRLTLGLNFRPIEDTVIKFDWQLNTQNNARGLVPAGDLATNTSLLNGNGFLIQAATYF; translated from the coding sequence ATGAAGATGCGGTCAATCCTCGGGGCTCTCATCATCGCCAGTTTGTCGGCTGTGCCGGCCTTGGCAGTCGATATGACCCCGGAGGAAATCAAGAAGTTAGTCGATGACGCCGTGAACAAGAAGATGCAGGAGCACGAACGGCGAGAAAGTTCAGCCGAACGAAGCCTGGAGCGGAAGGACGGCCAACCCGGCACAGCGCAATATCCTATGGCCTCCGGCCCTATCACCGACATTCGAGTCGAACGCAAGGGCGAAGAAAAGATTCCCTTGGGATTCGGATCGACCGGATCAGGAAAACTGATCTACGCGAAACCGTTCTTAAGCGCGCCCAAAGCGACGGTCGGCGGATATGTCGATGTGATGTACAACAATCTGTCGCGCCCCAATCTGGACAATCCTAGCCGCAACAGTTTCGGCCAACAACGGCTGGTGCCGTTTATTTACGCCGACATTACAGATCATATTAAGTTTGCGACGGAACTCGAGTTTGAGCGAGGCGGAGCAAATGCCCCTCAGACTGGCGATGGATCTTTTCAGATCGAGTTCGCCCAGCTGGACTATTTGATCCATGAAGCTATTAATCTGCGCGCCGGTATCCTGCTGATGCCGGTCGGCAAGTTCAACTTGCTGCACGATTCGCCGTTGAACGATCTCGTTGATCGTCCGATGGTCTCCCGCATCATTATCCCTAGCACCTGGTTCGAAGCCGGCGCTGGTATCTATGGAACTTTATACCCGACCTCTTTATCGAAGATCGACTACGAACTCTATGCGGTGAACGGCATGAGTTCGACGGCCGGAACCATCAACGATCTTGGAGTGCGCAGTGTGCGCGGCAGCGTCTCGCGAGATCGCGATCAAAGCAAGGCCATCGTCGGCCGGGTCGCCATCAGCCCGATGCTGGGAATCGAAGTGGCCGGGTCCGGGTATCACGGACAACTGAATCCCGGTGGACAGACCAATAACGGGATCACCGGCGTCAGCAACATCACCATTGGAGCCGTAGACTGGACGCTGCAACGAGGTCCTTTCGAGGTCATCGGAGAAGCTGCCTGGACAACCATTACGAATCCAGGGATCGGCCCGGGTAAGATGAGCGGCTACTACGTGCAAGGTAACTACCACTTCATGCCGGAATTCCTGAAGACCTGGGCACCCAGTCACTTCACGGACGCATCGACATTTACCGCCGTCGTCCGGTGGGAACAGGTCGATACCGATGTCGGCGACCGAACCCTGAACAACGCAGGCGGAGGCAACCGGCGGGAACTTAACCGGCTGACCCTGGGCCTCAACTTCAGGCCGATTGAAGACACGGTCATTAAATTTGACTGGCAGCTCAACACTCAGAACAACGCAAGAGGGCTCGTTCCAGCTGGCGACCTGGCAACGAATACCAGTCTCTTAAATGGCAACGGCTTCCTGATTCAAGCCGCCACGTACTTCTAG
- a CDS encoding FMN-binding protein, with protein MFSQLSAFRTVTTVLVLVVSALPAFAGEKIWDNELHRFLKDDDFKYEEFMTEEEAVKTILPKSHRIHKELIRLTPDKKELIEQRIGWKFPEESFELYIGETGDKIDGYAMIHNTIGKYKHMTYMVGVDSKGACTDVELLVFRDARGSEVGKKRFNAQYDGRTVSDPIRINKDIINISGATMSVRSMSAGVKRVLVLVDEFYLKPAGLGSDTVTSRKSEKGIFTSIFGD; from the coding sequence ATGTTCTCTCAGCTGAGTGCGTTCCGCACCGTTACGACCGTCTTGGTGTTAGTGGTCTCAGCTCTCCCGGCCTTTGCCGGCGAAAAGATCTGGGATAACGAGTTGCACCGATTTCTGAAAGACGACGACTTCAAGTATGAAGAATTTATGACGGAAGAGGAGGCCGTGAAAACCATCCTCCCGAAGTCGCACCGCATACACAAGGAGCTAATCCGCCTGACACCGGACAAGAAAGAGCTCATCGAGCAGCGAATCGGCTGGAAGTTCCCAGAAGAATCCTTTGAGCTATACATCGGAGAGACCGGAGACAAGATCGACGGCTATGCCATGATCCACAACACCATCGGCAAGTACAAACACATGACCTATATGGTCGGCGTCGATTCGAAGGGCGCCTGCACGGACGTGGAGCTGCTGGTCTTTCGCGATGCCAGAGGCAGTGAGGTCGGGAAAAAGCGGTTCAATGCGCAATATGACGGTAGAACGGTATCCGACCCTATCCGGATCAACAAGGACATCATCAATATCAGCGGTGCCACCATGTCCGTCCGATCGATGAGCGCCGGCGTCAAGCGGGTCCTGGTCCTGGTCGACGAGTTTTACCTGAAGCCGGCCGGGCTGGGGAGCGATACCGTCACATCTCGCAAATCTGAGAAGGGCATCTTTACATCCATTTTCGGCGACTAA